A DNA window from Lusitaniella coriacea LEGE 07157 contains the following coding sequences:
- a CDS encoding TVP38/TMEM64 family protein: protein MRQWFEKLVKSPRGWFAIALLSCILHCFLVGPCPIFLNQDAIVAYLHQLGSWSIFAFIIAYIVLTLIGIPGTILTIAGGVVFGLVWGTVWSVIGATLGAIGAFLLARYFLHDWVQRQFRHHQMLERFEQAVTKMPLQFVLAIRFAPISPFNVVNFLFGLTPIQLKPYAIGTLLGIIPGTLAYTWLGVAGREALSGGNSTPLFLALGFLALLSLLPFFAKGKDARFQRGLSKDSTRVG from the coding sequence ATGAGACAATGGTTTGAAAAGCTGGTTAAAAGTCCGCGTGGCTGGTTCGCGATCGCGCTCTTGAGTTGCATCCTCCACTGCTTTTTAGTGGGTCCTTGTCCCATCTTCCTCAATCAAGACGCGATTGTTGCATACCTGCATCAACTCGGTTCCTGGTCGATTTTCGCCTTTATTATTGCCTATATTGTCCTTACACTAATCGGCATTCCCGGAACGATTCTTACGATTGCAGGCGGCGTGGTTTTTGGTTTGGTTTGGGGAACGGTTTGGTCGGTCATTGGCGCGACATTAGGCGCAATTGGAGCCTTTTTGCTGGCGCGTTACTTCCTCCACGATTGGGTACAACGGCAATTTCGCCACCACCAAATGTTAGAACGCTTCGAGCAGGCGGTAACAAAAATGCCTTTACAATTCGTTCTAGCGATTCGTTTTGCACCCATTTCTCCCTTCAATGTGGTGAACTTCCTTTTTGGACTCACGCCAATTCAACTCAAACCCTACGCCATTGGAACGCTGCTGGGGATTATTCCGGGAACTTTAGCTTATACGTGGTTAGGAGTTGCCGGGAGAGAGGCATTGTCGGGAGGAAATAGTACGCCGTTATTTCTTGCTTTGGGTTTTTTGGCGCTGTTATCTCTGTTGCCTTTTTTTGCCAAAGGAAAAGATGCACGATTCCAAAGGGGTCTGTCGAAGGACAGCACTCGTGTAGGCTGA
- a CDS encoding acyl-CoA thioesterase, with protein sequence MLATTENWFEYPVKAQPHHTDYSGVVWHGSYIAWMEEARVEYLRAIGVNFSDLVTLGCDLPVVELSVRYHRPLRMGMAAVIRTRMNRMTGVRIHWDYQIQSPDAQELYVTGRVTLVVIDSKKGKIMRKLPPALKDMLVQLAR encoded by the coding sequence TTGCTAGCAACTACAGAAAATTGGTTTGAATACCCGGTTAAGGCGCAACCGCATCACACCGACTATTCCGGCGTAGTTTGGCACGGTTCTTATATTGCATGGATGGAGGAGGCGCGTGTAGAATATTTGCGCGCGATCGGCGTAAACTTTTCCGACCTTGTGACATTAGGTTGCGATCTTCCCGTTGTCGAACTTTCCGTTCGCTATCATCGTCCCTTGCGGATGGGAATGGCTGCGGTTATCAGGACGCGAATGAACCGCATGACTGGCGTTCGCATCCATTGGGACTACCAAATACAATCTCCCGACGCTCAAGAACTTTATGTGACCGGACGAGTGACGTTGGTTGTGATTGATAGTAAGAAGGGTAAAATTATGCGCAAGCTTCCTCCTGCGCTTAAGGATATGTTGGTGCAACTCGCTCGATAG
- a CDS encoding UPF0182 family membrane protein has protein sequence MKSRQNLTLILLLTTFVLLAVSSPLVHLLVEAWWFESVGFEDAFWTRIRWQILIGAVTFIVYGLFLGGNALLAMNLSKTLPKVNSVWNRSLNALEYQGLGNYADKLPKYAIALAVILASVAAAVASVASWETVLKFLQASSFGRSDPIFQRDIGFYVFRLPFYEGIQRWFLVLLGAGFVGAVVLYNLKGMLFRGKNWQYALARPIKTHLSLLLAAIALLLALGFWLGRYKLLYSGDGAVFGAGYADVHARLQAYWLMMFVTFALAILLIVSLWRRGLSLPIYGIIAYFVIFTLVDGAYPWLQQQLVVEPNELAKEEPYIAYNIEATRQAYDLNRIQTQNYSPQANLTRQDLQANQSTLDNIRLWDYRPLLSTYRQLQEIRLYYHFKDVDIDRYTLDGDYRQVMLSARELAYRQVPTRAKTWVNQRLKYTHGYGLAMSPVNTVTPNGLPELFIKNIPPTSTVDLKLTEPAIYYGEETDSYIFTRTRTEEFDYPQGDENALTRYDGKGGVPMGSPGRRLAYAYDFGNLKILISNYFNQTSHIHYHRLIADRVKQVAPFLKFDRDPYITVIDGKLEWIIDAYTTSDRYPYSEPVTHNNLLGAIAQEEDIQPITAGDINYIRNAVKVVIDAYNGTMRFYVVDEQDPILQTYRKIFPDLFEPSEAISPEIRAHFRYPLDLFKIQAKMYLAYHMENPDVFYNREDLWRFPLEIYEGTQQVKDPYYMIMRLPQAESEEFVLISPFTPVNKDNTIAWMAARSDGENYGNLLLYEFPKQVLVYGPSQIEARINQNPEISQQLTLWGQEGSRVIRGDLLIIPIEESLLYVEPIYLRAEQGELPELRRVIVVYENQTVMAKTLDAALETIFGEASPQPAARPVTGDIQSALDLHQKAQTALQQGNWSLYGQYQKQLGNLLEKLNQ, from the coding sequence ATGAAATCTCGCCAAAATCTCACGTTAATCCTGCTCCTTACCACCTTTGTTCTCTTGGCGGTTTCGAGTCCTTTGGTTCACTTGCTGGTTGAAGCGTGGTGGTTTGAGTCGGTGGGTTTTGAAGATGCGTTTTGGACGCGAATTCGCTGGCAAATTCTCATCGGTGCGGTGACATTCATTGTCTACGGGTTGTTTTTGGGGGGAAATGCGCTGCTGGCAATGAATTTGAGCAAAACATTGCCTAAAGTTAATTCTGTGTGGAATCGCTCTTTAAACGCCTTAGAATACCAAGGCTTGGGAAATTATGCCGACAAACTCCCTAAGTACGCGATCGCGCTTGCTGTTATTTTAGCTTCAGTGGCAGCAGCCGTCGCCAGCGTCGCCTCTTGGGAAACGGTTTTGAAATTTTTGCAGGCGAGCAGTTTCGGTCGGTCTGACCCTATTTTCCAGCGAGATATTGGGTTTTATGTCTTCCGTTTGCCCTTCTACGAAGGGATTCAGCGTTGGTTCCTGGTGTTATTGGGTGCGGGGTTTGTGGGTGCTGTCGTTCTCTATAACTTGAAGGGGATGCTCTTTCGCGGTAAGAATTGGCAGTACGCACTGGCGCGCCCGATTAAAACCCATTTAAGCTTATTATTAGCCGCGATCGCGCTCCTTCTCGCCTTGGGATTTTGGTTGGGACGCTACAAACTCTTGTATTCCGGAGACGGCGCGGTTTTTGGTGCGGGTTACGCCGACGTTCACGCCAGACTGCAAGCCTACTGGCTGATGATGTTCGTCACCTTCGCCCTTGCCATCCTACTCATTGTTTCCCTCTGGCGGCGAGGACTTTCCCTCCCCATCTACGGCATCATCGCCTACTTCGTAATCTTCACCTTAGTCGATGGAGCGTATCCTTGGCTGCAACAACAACTCGTCGTCGAACCCAACGAACTCGCCAAAGAAGAACCCTATATCGCCTATAACATCGAAGCGACGCGCCAAGCCTACGACCTCAACCGCATCCAAACCCAAAACTATTCCCCCCAAGCCAACCTCACCCGCCAAGACCTGCAAGCCAATCAATCCACCCTCGATAATATCCGCCTCTGGGATTATCGTCCCCTCCTCAGCACCTATCGACAACTCCAAGAAATTCGCCTCTACTACCACTTCAAAGATGTCGATATCGACCGCTACACCTTAGATGGAGACTATCGTCAAGTCATGCTCTCCGCCAGAGAATTAGCCTACAGGCAAGTTCCCACCAGAGCAAAAACTTGGGTCAACCAGCGCTTGAAATATACCCACGGCTACGGCTTGGCAATGAGTCCGGTGAATACCGTCACTCCCAATGGATTGCCAGAACTTTTCATCAAAAACATCCCCCCCACCAGTACAGTCGATTTAAAACTCACAGAACCCGCCATTTACTACGGCGAAGAAACCGATTCTTACATCTTCACCCGAACCCGCACAGAAGAATTCGACTATCCCCAAGGAGACGAAAACGCACTCACTCGCTACGACGGGAAAGGTGGCGTACCAATGGGTTCCCCAGGACGCAGACTCGCCTACGCCTACGACTTTGGCAACCTAAAAATCTTAATTTCCAACTACTTTAACCAAACCTCACACATCCACTATCATCGACTGATCGCCGATCGCGTCAAACAAGTCGCACCCTTCCTTAAATTCGATCGCGATCCTTACATTACAGTCATTGATGGCAAACTAGAATGGATTATCGACGCTTACACCACTAGCGATCGCTATCCCTATTCAGAACCCGTTACCCACAATAATCTTCTGGGCGCGATCGCGCAAGAAGAAGACATTCAACCCATCACCGCAGGAGACATCAACTACATCCGCAACGCCGTTAAAGTCGTCATCGATGCCTACAACGGAACGATGCGCTTTTACGTCGTAGACGAACAAGACCCCATTCTCCAAACCTACCGCAAGATTTTCCCCGACCTTTTTGAACCCTCCGAAGCCATCTCCCCCGAAATTCGAGCGCACTTCCGCTATCCCCTTGACCTCTTCAAAATTCAAGCCAAAATGTACTTGGCGTATCACATGGAAAACCCCGACGTATTTTATAACCGGGAAGACCTTTGGCGGTTCCCCCTTGAAATTTATGAAGGGACTCAACAAGTCAAAGATCCTTACTACATGATCATGCGCCTCCCCCAAGCAGAATCCGAAGAATTCGTTCTCATCTCCCCCTTCACCCCCGTTAACAAAGATAATACGATCGCGTGGATGGCAGCGCGTTCTGATGGCGAGAACTACGGGAACCTTTTACTCTACGAATTTCCCAAACAAGTCCTCGTTTACGGCCCTTCTCAAATTGAAGCGCGCATCAATCAAAATCCAGAAATTTCCCAACAACTCACCCTCTGGGGTCAGGAAGGTTCTCGCGTCATTCGTGGCGACTTACTGATCATTCCCATTGAAGAATCCCTACTCTACGTCGAACCCATTTATTTACGCGCAGAACAAGGGGAATTGCCCGAACTGCGGCGAGTCATTGTTGTTTATGAAAATCAAACGGTGATGGCAAAAACTCTAGACGCAGCCTTAGAAACCATCTTCGGTGAAGCTTCTCCTCAACCCGCAGCGCGTCCTGTAACCGGGGATATTCAGTCGGCATTGGATCTCCATCAAAAAGCACAAACCGCTCTACAGCAGGGCAACTGGAGCCTATACGGACAGTATCAAAAGCAACTGGGCAACCTTTTGGAGAAATTAAATCAATGA
- a CDS encoding site-2 protease family protein produces the protein MNGNIRVGNLFGIPFYINPSWFLVLGLVTLSFGGEMAAVFPQLGGITPWFLGLVTALLLFASVLAHELGHSFVALAQGVDVKSITLFIFGGLAMLERESETPEQSFAVAIAGPLVSLALFGLLTVLGVSLSLPAPLTAVVALLAQINLVLALFNLIPGLPLDGGNVLKSIVWKVTGNPNKGVLFASRVGQFFGGLAVVVGILGTFNVIPFGSFWTLFVGLFLLQNAGRSAQSAVVQDVLDGLTAEDAAIPNSPVIDENLTLREFVNNHVIGQTQWSKFLVTDEAGCLVGAIAVDDLKSISTSLWTETFVRELVKPQENLTTVRPELSLLETIQLLEAKQIQQLPVVRENGVVVGLLEKASIVRLLEERASAKAA, from the coding sequence ATGAATGGTAATATTCGCGTTGGCAATTTATTTGGAATTCCTTTTTATATCAATCCCTCCTGGTTTTTAGTTTTAGGATTAGTCACCTTAAGCTTTGGGGGCGAAATGGCAGCCGTATTCCCTCAATTGGGGGGAATTACGCCCTGGTTTTTGGGATTGGTAACGGCTTTATTGTTATTTGCTTCAGTGTTAGCCCACGAATTAGGACATAGCTTTGTGGCTCTCGCTCAAGGGGTTGATGTGAAATCCATTACCTTGTTTATCTTTGGCGGGTTGGCAATGTTGGAGCGGGAATCAGAAACGCCAGAGCAATCCTTTGCGGTCGCGATCGCGGGGCCTCTTGTTAGTTTAGCCCTGTTTGGACTCCTCACCGTTCTGGGCGTTAGTCTGTCGCTCCCGGCTCCCCTAACCGCCGTTGTCGCTCTCCTGGCTCAAATCAACCTCGTATTGGCGCTCTTTAACCTCATTCCCGGCTTGCCTCTCGATGGCGGAAATGTCCTTAAATCGATTGTTTGGAAAGTGACGGGAAATCCGAATAAAGGCGTTCTCTTTGCCAGTCGCGTCGGTCAGTTCTTTGGCGGTTTAGCGGTTGTTGTGGGCATTCTCGGTACCTTTAATGTGATTCCCTTCGGCAGTTTTTGGACGCTTTTTGTGGGATTATTCCTGTTGCAAAATGCCGGACGTTCGGCTCAATCAGCAGTGGTGCAAGATGTGCTGGATGGTTTGACTGCGGAGGATGCAGCGATTCCCAATAGCCCGGTGATCGATGAAAATTTAACGCTGCGGGAATTTGTTAATAACCATGTCATCGGTCAGACTCAATGGAGTAAATTCCTCGTTACCGATGAAGCGGGTTGCTTAGTGGGCGCGATCGCGGTAGATGATTTAAAAAGCATCTCCACTTCCCTCTGGACAGAAACTTTCGTTCGCGAGTTGGTCAAACCCCAAGAAAACTTAACCACCGTTCGTCCCGAACTCTCATTGCTCGAAACGATTCAACTTCTTGAAGCCAAGCAAATCCAACAACTCCCAGTCGTTCGCGAAAATGGCGTAGTGGTCGGTTTGTTAGAGAAAGCCTCGATTGTGCGTCTCCTAGAAGAGCGAGCATCGGCTAAAGCCGCTTAA
- the leuC gene encoding 3-isopropylmalate dehydratase large subunit: MSKGTLFDKVWDAHTVGVLPSGQTQLFIGLHLIHEVTSPQAFAMLRERELKVLYPERTVATVDHIVPTENQARPFADVLAEEMMQALEESAKEHGIRFYDIGSGSQGIVHVIAPEQGLTQPGMTIACGDSHTSTHGAFGAIAFGIGTSQVRDVLASQTLALSKLKVRKIEVNGDLRPGVYAKDVILHIIRQLGVKGGVGYAYEYAGTAIEAMSMEERMTVCNMSIEGGARCGYINPDATTFEYLKGTDFAPTGADWDEAVEWWTSIRSDADAEYDDVIRFDAAEIAPTVTWGITPGQGIGVNEVLPLPEKLPEDDRAIAQEAYNYMKLHPGNPIKGTKVNVCFVGSCTNGRISDLREAAQFAQGKQVAKGVKAFIVPGSERVKQQAEAEGLDKVFEAAGFEWRNAGCSMCLAMNPDKLQGDQISASSSNRNFKGRQGSSTGRTLLMSPVMVVAAAVSGEVADVRELLPSHTL; encoded by the coding sequence ATGAGTAAGGGAACACTATTCGATAAAGTTTGGGACGCACATACCGTTGGGGTTTTGCCCTCCGGTCAAACGCAACTGTTTATCGGGCTGCATTTAATTCATGAAGTGACCAGTCCTCAAGCATTTGCGATGCTGCGAGAGCGAGAACTCAAGGTGCTGTATCCCGAACGCACGGTCGCAACGGTAGACCATATTGTCCCCACAGAAAACCAGGCGCGTCCCTTCGCAGACGTACTCGCAGAGGAAATGATGCAGGCGTTGGAAGAAAGCGCTAAAGAACACGGGATTCGCTTTTATGATATTGGTTCGGGCAGTCAGGGAATCGTTCATGTGATTGCTCCCGAACAAGGCTTAACGCAACCGGGAATGACCATTGCTTGCGGCGACTCCCACACCTCAACCCACGGCGCGTTTGGCGCAATTGCCTTTGGGATTGGAACCTCTCAGGTTCGCGACGTTCTGGCATCTCAAACCCTCGCCCTCTCTAAACTCAAGGTTCGTAAAATTGAGGTGAATGGGGATTTGCGTCCCGGTGTATATGCGAAGGATGTCATTTTGCATATTATTCGTCAACTCGGTGTAAAAGGCGGTGTTGGCTACGCTTACGAATATGCTGGCACGGCGATTGAAGCCATGTCGATGGAAGAACGGATGACCGTTTGCAATATGTCCATTGAAGGTGGGGCGCGCTGCGGTTATATTAATCCCGATGCCACGACGTTTGAGTATCTTAAAGGGACGGATTTTGCCCCAACAGGTGCGGATTGGGATGAGGCGGTGGAATGGTGGACGAGCATTCGCAGCGATGCAGATGCGGAATACGACGATGTTATCCGGTTTGATGCGGCAGAGATTGCCCCCACTGTTACCTGGGGGATTACTCCCGGTCAAGGAATTGGGGTGAATGAGGTGCTTCCCTTACCGGAGAAATTACCTGAAGACGATCGCGCGATCGCGCAAGAAGCCTATAATTACATGAAACTCCATCCCGGCAACCCGATCAAAGGCACAAAAGTGAACGTTTGTTTTGTGGGGAGTTGCACCAACGGTCGGATTAGCGACCTGCGCGAAGCGGCACAATTCGCGCAAGGCAAACAGGTTGCCAAAGGGGTGAAAGCTTTTATCGTTCCCGGTTCCGAACGAGTCAAACAACAGGCTGAAGCCGAAGGACTCGACAAAGTTTTTGAAGCGGCTGGATTTGAGTGGCGCAATGCTGGATGTTCGATGTGCCTTGCGATGAACCCCGACAAACTCCAAGGCGACCAAATCAGTGCCTCTTCCTCCAATCGCAATTTTAAAGGTCGTCAAGGGTCTTCAACGGGACGCACCCTATTGATGAGTCCGGTGATGGTGGTGGCGGCTGCGGTCAGTGGGGAGGTTGCGGATGTACGCGAGTTACTGCCTTCTCATACCCTGTAG
- the ahcY gene encoding adenosylhomocysteinase produces the protein MTATVTQPKCEIKDISLASQGKQRIEWAGREMPVLRQIQERFAKEKPLDGIRLVACCHVTTETAHLAIALKNAGADALLIASNPLSTQDDVAASLVADHGIPVFAIKGEDNETYHRHVNIALDHKPNIIIDDGSDVTATLIQERQGQIGDIIGTTEETTTGIVRLQAMFNDGVLSFPAMNVNDADTKHFFDNRYGTGQSTLDGIIRATNVLLAGKTIVVVGYGWCGKGVAMRARGLGANVIVTEIDPTKAIEAVMDGFRVMPMEKAAPQGDLFVTVTGNKHVIRPEHFEVMKDGAMVCNSGHFDIEIDLKSLGEKATEVKDVRPFTQQYTMPSGKSVVVLGEGRLINLAAAEGHPSAVMDMSFANQALACEYLVTQKDQLEPGLHSIPVEVDKEIARLKLQAMGIEIDTLTPAQVEYINSWTMGT, from the coding sequence ATGACTGCAACTGTAACTCAGCCCAAGTGTGAAATTAAAGACATTTCCCTCGCGTCCCAAGGCAAACAGCGTATCGAATGGGCGGGACGAGAAATGCCCGTCTTGCGCCAAATTCAGGAACGGTTTGCCAAAGAAAAGCCCTTAGACGGCATTCGCTTGGTTGCGTGCTGCCACGTTACCACAGAAACAGCCCACCTCGCGATCGCGCTCAAAAATGCCGGTGCGGATGCTCTCCTCATCGCCAGTAATCCCCTCTCCACCCAAGACGACGTTGCCGCAAGCTTAGTCGCAGACCACGGCATTCCCGTCTTTGCCATCAAAGGGGAAGATAACGAAACCTATCACCGCCACGTCAACATTGCCCTCGACCACAAACCAAACATTATTATCGACGACGGCAGCGACGTTACCGCCACCTTGATTCAAGAACGGCAAGGGCAAATCGGCGATATCATCGGCACGACAGAAGAAACCACCACAGGAATCGTGCGCCTGCAAGCAATGTTCAACGATGGGGTTCTCAGCTTCCCCGCAATGAACGTTAACGATGCCGACACCAAGCACTTTTTTGACAACCGCTACGGAACGGGTCAGTCTACCCTAGACGGCATCATTCGCGCTACTAATGTTCTCCTTGCCGGGAAGACCATTGTGGTCGTGGGTTATGGTTGGTGTGGCAAAGGCGTTGCCATGCGCGCGCGCGGACTTGGAGCAAACGTGATTGTCACCGAAATCGACCCCACCAAAGCCATTGAAGCGGTAATGGACGGTTTCCGCGTCATGCCGATGGAAAAAGCTGCTCCTCAAGGGGATTTATTCGTCACCGTAACGGGGAACAAGCACGTCATTCGTCCCGAACATTTCGAGGTCATGAAAGACGGCGCGATGGTTTGTAACTCCGGTCACTTTGACATTGAAATCGATCTCAAATCCTTGGGAGAAAAAGCAACGGAAGTCAAAGATGTTCGTCCGTTCACCCAACAGTACACAATGCCCAGTGGGAAATCTGTTGTTGTCTTGGGAGAAGGGCGATTAATCAACTTAGCTGCCGCAGAAGGACATCCCAGTGCGGTTATGGATATGAGCTTTGCCAACCAAGCGCTTGCTTGCGAGTATTTGGTGACCCAGAAAGACCAACTCGAACCGGGTCTTCATTCAATTCCTGTCGAAGTAGACAAAGAAATTGCTCGCCTCAAGTTGCAGGCAATGGGGATTGAAATCGATACTTTGACCCCAGCGCAAGTTGAGTACATCAATTCCTGGACGATGGGAACCTAA
- a CDS encoding BON domain-containing protein, giving the protein MGWLSRIFGKDEEKKAKSSSTTRSTAQAPASTGEAIPPERVGLNGEYDQSGLAKRVALAFDQDSQLDDVETLWVAQTSGTVVLKGTVPSQQTLDKMVSVANGVNGATDVDTTQVTVG; this is encoded by the coding sequence ATGGGCTGGTTAAGTCGAATTTTCGGTAAAGATGAGGAAAAAAAGGCGAAGTCTTCATCAACAACAAGGAGTACTGCACAAGCTCCTGCTTCAACAGGCGAAGCAATTCCCCCCGAACGAGTCGGGTTAAATGGAGAATACGACCAAAGCGGTTTGGCGAAGCGAGTTGCTCTGGCATTCGACCAAGATTCCCAACTGGATGATGTTGAAACCCTATGGGTGGCTCAAACAAGCGGGACTGTTGTTCTGAAAGGAACTGTTCCCAGCCAACAAACTTTGGACAAGATGGTTTCTGTTGCAAATGGTGTCAACGGTGCAACGGATGTTGATACAACTCAAGTGACTGTTGGCTAA
- a CDS encoding 2TM domain-containing protein: MSAFTPENSPIYQHEDIQEILHIAIARQTDPGEFSRKELVDIAAELGISEDCLQSAEREWHEQQFIQQKYRTFNLYRQQLLQNKAGKYAIINGFLIVIDFLGGHTVSWSLYPLLFSGLWVSLDAWKVFLLKGEAYEQAFLRWERKRQFKRSIGVFWQNLRQVVQE, from the coding sequence ATGTCTGCTTTTACCCCAGAAAATTCCCCAATTTATCAACACGAAGATATTCAGGAGATCCTGCATATCGCGATCGCGCGCCAAACCGACCCAGGGGAATTTTCCCGCAAGGAATTAGTGGATATTGCCGCAGAATTAGGGATTAGCGAAGATTGTTTGCAATCTGCCGAACGAGAATGGCACGAACAGCAATTCATTCAACAAAAGTATCGCACGTTTAATCTCTATCGCCAGCAACTTTTACAGAATAAAGCCGGAAAATATGCCATTATCAACGGTTTTTTGATCGTTATTGACTTTCTCGGCGGTCATACGGTGTCCTGGTCTCTCTATCCCCTCCTCTTTTCTGGATTGTGGGTCAGCCTCGATGCCTGGAAAGTCTTTCTCCTCAAAGGAGAAGCCTACGAACAAGCATTCCTGCGCTGGGAACGCAAGCGTCAATTCAAGCGTTCCATCGGAGTCTTCTGGCAGAACCTCAGACAAGTGGTTCAGGAATAA
- a CDS encoding type II toxin-antitoxin system Phd/YefM family antitoxin, with the protein MSDLSVNDAQIQLKQLIEKVTKSHKPVLITGEQGNAVLLLEQDWSAIQETLYLLSIPGMRESIREGLLTPVEECDEALNW; encoded by the coding sequence ATGTCGGATTTATCAGTTAATGATGCTCAAATACAGTTAAAGCAGTTAATTGAGAAGGTCACAAAATCCCATAAACCTGTCCTGATTACGGGAGAACAAGGAAATGCAGTGCTTCTGTTGGAACAGGATTGGTCGGCGATTCAAGAAACCTTATATTTACTTTCTATTCCGGGAATGCGGGAGTCTATTCGGGAGGGTCTATTAACTCCTGTAGAAGAATGTGATGAGGCATTAAACTGGTGA